The Geobacter sp. AOG2 genome includes a window with the following:
- a CDS encoding DUF502 domain-containing protein, whose product MKLVIDHLKEKFFTGLFVVIPVGITIFILTFLFNFADGILGSYLDSLFGFITHQELHIPGLGMITGAVVIYLTGILATNVLGNQFLKLGDSLLSRIPLVKSIYSSSKQLIKVFKEGKTSYRRAVFVEWPRPGVRAIGFVTAEVERDGVPLVVVYVPTMPNPTSGFALFFREDEVFDSGMTVEEAVKFVVSGGMVVT is encoded by the coding sequence ATGAAACTGGTTATCGACCATCTGAAGGAAAAATTTTTCACCGGCCTGTTCGTAGTGATCCCGGTCGGGATCACGATCTTCATCCTGACCTTTTTGTTCAATTTCGCCGACGGCATCCTGGGCAGTTATCTGGACTCCCTCTTCGGCTTCATCACCCATCAGGAACTCCATATTCCGGGCCTTGGCATGATCACCGGCGCGGTTGTTATCTATCTCACCGGCATCCTGGCCACCAACGTCCTGGGGAACCAATTTCTCAAGCTGGGGGACAGTTTGCTGTCGCGCATCCCCCTCGTCAAATCGATCTACTCGTCCAGCAAACAGCTTATCAAGGTGTTTAAGGAGGGTAAGACCTCCTATCGCCGTGCCGTCTTTGTGGAGTGGCCTCGCCCCGGCGTGCGCGCGATCGGGTTCGTCACGGCCGAGGTGGAGCGCGACGGGGTACCGTTGGTGGTGGTCTATGTGCCGACCATGCCCAACCCTACCTCCGGATTCGCCCTTTTTTTCCGGGAGGACGAGGTGTTCGACAGCGGCATGACCGTTGAGGAGGCCGTGAAGTTCGTGGTTTCCGGCGGCATGGTGGTAACGTGA
- a CDS encoding diguanylate cyclase: MEEIQRNPTKNYPILVVDDNRLQRTILEAGLKAAGYEVVAAENGKEGLDVFRKGYYPIVMTDWVMPEMNGLELCRAIRSDDSGRYTYIILLTSQDSKNDIIAGLEAGADEYLIKPAHQAELVSRLKTAKRILELEISQQRYIEEIKNLSLIDPVTGVFNRRYMDEHILQEIKRAYRYERSLSVILVSITQFRDIIVAHGHYSGDVVLKQCADCLGESIRKDVDWLARYGEDSFMVVLAETDMAGGMIVAKRLRLRIASLGIRIHDKEVRISASFGVAGFTASQQKLGMTADVLIENADRCLTKAQEEDGETIKGVQIG, translated from the coding sequence ATGGAAGAGATCCAACGGAATCCGACAAAAAACTATCCCATACTTGTGGTGGATGACAACCGCCTGCAACGGACCATTCTCGAAGCGGGCCTTAAGGCGGCGGGATATGAGGTGGTAGCCGCAGAAAACGGCAAGGAAGGGCTCGACGTCTTCAGGAAAGGGTATTATCCGATCGTCATGACCGATTGGGTGATGCCCGAGATGAACGGCCTTGAACTGTGCCGTGCCATACGGAGCGACGATTCCGGCCGTTATACCTACATCATCCTGCTCACCTCCCAGGATTCCAAAAACGATATCATTGCCGGTCTTGAGGCGGGCGCGGATGAATATCTGATCAAGCCCGCCCACCAGGCCGAGCTGGTTTCCCGCCTGAAGACGGCCAAGCGGATACTTGAGCTGGAGATATCTCAACAACGTTACATCGAAGAGATCAAAAACCTCTCTCTCATCGACCCGGTTACCGGTGTGTTCAACCGCCGGTACATGGACGAACATATCCTCCAGGAGATAAAGAGGGCGTATCGCTACGAACGTTCGCTCTCCGTGATCCTTGTAAGCATCACCCAATTCAGGGATATTATCGTGGCCCACGGACACTACTCCGGTGATGTGGTGCTCAAGCAGTGCGCCGATTGCCTGGGAGAATCGATCCGCAAGGACGTGGACTGGCTGGCACGTTACGGCGAGGATTCGTTCATGGTGGTATTGGCGGAAACGGATATGGCCGGAGGCATGATCGTGGCCAAGCGTCTACGGCTCAGAATCGCTTCTTTGGGCATCAGGATACACGACAAAGAGGTCCGCATAAGCGCCAGTTTCGGGGTAGCGGGCTTTACCGCCAGCCAGCAGAAGCTGGGGATGACGGCTGACGTGCTTATCGAGAATGCGGACCGCTGCCTCACGAAAGCCCAGGAGGAGGATGGCGAAACGATCAAAGGGGTTCAGATCGGTTAG
- a CDS encoding D-2-hydroxyacid dehydrogenase, with protein MSAPARIVILDGYTINPGDNPWVPVENLGACAIYDRTPPELTVERAAEAEIILTSKVKLTAAILNALPKLRYISLLATGYNNIDVAAAGQLGIPVSNVPAYSTESVAQTTFALLLELAVQVGVHDAAVKAGEWSRCPDHSFWKAPITELDGLTLGIVGYGTIGRAVARIGTAFGMRVIAYAPRIPQEPGPTPVRFVGLEELFSTADVVSLNCPQTSENTGFVNARLLEMMKPNAFLINVARGGLVNEADLAQALRNGRIAGAGLDVVAHEPMSPDNPLLTAPNCIFTPHIAWASLAARRRLMNIVTANIASYLGGAPINVINGQYLVPKP; from the coding sequence ATGTCCGCACCCGCCCGTATCGTTATCCTTGACGGCTATACCATCAATCCTGGCGACAACCCCTGGGTCCCGGTCGAAAACCTGGGGGCATGCGCGATCTATGACCGAACCCCGCCCGAACTTACCGTGGAACGTGCCGCCGAGGCGGAGATCATCCTGACCAGCAAGGTCAAGCTGACCGCCGCCATCTTGAACGCCTTGCCAAAGCTCAGATATATTTCGCTGTTAGCGACGGGGTATAACAATATCGACGTGGCCGCAGCCGGCCAACTCGGCATTCCGGTCTCGAATGTCCCGGCCTATTCCACCGAATCGGTGGCCCAGACCACCTTTGCCCTGCTGTTGGAACTGGCCGTGCAGGTGGGGGTGCACGATGCAGCCGTCAAGGCCGGCGAATGGAGCCGTTGCCCCGATCATTCCTTCTGGAAGGCGCCGATCACCGAACTGGACGGCCTGACACTGGGTATTGTGGGCTATGGCACCATCGGCCGTGCCGTAGCCCGTATCGGCACGGCATTTGGTATGCGGGTTATCGCCTATGCCCCACGCATCCCCCAGGAACCGGGACCGACCCCGGTTCGTTTTGTCGGCCTGGAAGAGCTGTTTTCGACGGCCGACGTGGTAAGCCTCAACTGTCCCCAGACCAGCGAAAATACCGGTTTCGTCAACGCCCGGCTGCTGGAGATGATGAAGCCCAACGCCTTTCTGATCAACGTGGCGCGAGGCGGGTTGGTTAACGAGGCCGATCTGGCCCAGGCGTTACGGAACGGCCGGATTGCCGGGGCGGGGCTGGATGTGGTCGCCCATGAGCCGATGTCTCCCGACAACCCCCTTCTTACCGCCCCCAATTGCATCTTTACGCCCCATATCGCCTGGGCCTCGCTGGCCGCCCGGCGGCGTCTCATGAATATCGTTACCGCCAATATCGCATCATATCTTGGCGGGGCGCCGATCAATGTGATCAACGGCCAGTATCTCGTGCCGAAGCCATAG
- a CDS encoding EAL domain-containing protein, with protein sequence MSVSLAGMFLLLFYVTKIFLLDSFVRIEELDVTENVGRAVNLINDEARNIDIICGDYSAWDDAYRYVRDGNQAFEKSNLTLPTFLKLRLNLVMYLNGAGDVVFGKAIDLENSRFVPISAGFSRHISSADRLLSHTTPDSSVKGIVNLPEGPMIIASRPVLTSEYVGPVRGTLILGRYLSTTEVSRLAHMARLSLSILPSGMMSAVTKDGVMLGGDPPRVVVANGFRIIDGYAMVRDIYGADAFIVKVSNPRTIYGKGMRAVGYFLLCFLGLLLGFALVVYFLLKKLAVSQRQGEELEQRYSRVIEGASEGIIVTNRADGTVLESNGAIQNYLGYAAEELTGLYLGQLAFGDAAITDTLIERLLQQKREYRLRRKDGSALDAELSAGLIPYDGKEAVCVMVKDITERKQFEETLFFQANHDLLTGIPNRYLLLDRLEQALAAARREGHIVAVLLLDLDNFKIINDTYGHAIGDHLLKSVAQRLKSVVRSGDTIARLGGDEFVVVLTRIDRIENVVLVAEHILNHFTNPFIVDDKEFFVSPSIGLALYPNDDDSAAALLTKADTAMYHVKDKGRAGFQFFTTEMNTRVVDRMELEVGLRRALERGEFVIHYQPKVDLSTRRIQGMEALLRWNHPDRGLIPPNTFIPLAEESGLIIMIGEWVLRTVCEQHKKWQAEGLPPMTMAVNISARQFKQQDLVERIGAILAETGLEASVLELELTESYLMDNVSEAIAKLHALKGMGLGLSLDDFGTGYSSLGYLKQFPIDVVKIDKSFVDDILVNPDDATIVRTIILMAHNLNMTVVAEGVETEDQLDFLAAHNCEMVQGFYFSRPLAADGFAAMVRSWGRVAADEGDMTVMIDVDT encoded by the coding sequence ATGTCCGTCTCTTTGGCGGGTATGTTTCTGTTGCTTTTCTATGTTACGAAGATATTCCTGCTCGACAGCTTTGTAAGGATCGAGGAGTTGGACGTTACGGAAAACGTAGGGCGTGCGGTCAACCTGATCAACGATGAGGCCAGGAACATCGACATAATCTGTGGTGACTATTCGGCGTGGGACGATGCCTACCGTTACGTGCGCGACGGCAACCAGGCTTTTGAAAAATCGAATCTGACCCTCCCCACGTTTCTAAAACTCCGTCTTAACCTGGTAATGTATCTCAACGGCGCAGGCGATGTGGTCTTCGGCAAGGCTATTGATCTTGAAAACAGCCGTTTTGTGCCAATTTCCGCCGGATTCTCCCGGCACATCTCCTCGGCAGACCGCCTGCTCAGCCATACGACACCCGACAGCTCGGTAAAAGGAATCGTAAACCTGCCGGAAGGCCCGATGATAATTGCATCGCGACCGGTGCTCACCAGTGAATACGTGGGGCCGGTCCGAGGCACCTTGATCCTGGGGCGCTATCTGAGTACTACCGAAGTTTCCCGCCTGGCGCATATGGCCCGTCTCTCGCTCAGTATACTGCCCAGCGGCATGATGAGTGCCGTGACCAAGGACGGAGTCATGCTTGGCGGGGACCCCCCCCGCGTGGTCGTGGCGAACGGATTCCGTATCATTGACGGGTATGCCATGGTAAGGGATATTTACGGCGCAGACGCCTTCATTGTGAAGGTGTCCAACCCGCGAACTATCTACGGGAAAGGGATGCGGGCCGTAGGATATTTTTTGCTCTGTTTTTTGGGGCTTCTTCTGGGGTTTGCCCTTGTTGTATATTTTTTGCTGAAAAAACTCGCCGTATCGCAACGGCAAGGCGAAGAGCTGGAGCAGCGCTACAGCCGGGTTATTGAAGGGGCCAGTGAAGGGATCATCGTCACTAACAGGGCGGACGGGACAGTCCTGGAATCCAACGGAGCGATTCAGAATTATCTGGGATATGCCGCCGAAGAGTTGACCGGTTTGTATCTGGGGCAACTTGCTTTTGGGGATGCAGCCATAACCGATACCCTGATAGAAAGGCTCTTGCAGCAAAAACGGGAGTACCGCCTCCGCCGTAAGGACGGTTCCGCTCTTGATGCCGAACTGAGCGCAGGCCTGATTCCGTATGACGGGAAAGAAGCCGTATGCGTCATGGTCAAGGATATCACGGAGCGGAAACAGTTCGAGGAAACGCTGTTTTTTCAGGCGAATCACGACCTTCTGACCGGTATCCCCAACCGCTATCTGCTCCTCGACCGCCTGGAACAAGCCCTGGCGGCGGCTCGGCGCGAAGGGCATATCGTAGCGGTTCTCCTCCTGGACCTGGATAATTTCAAGATCATCAACGACACCTATGGCCATGCGATCGGTGACCATCTTCTGAAAAGCGTTGCCCAGCGGTTGAAATCCGTTGTCAGAAGCGGTGATACCATTGCCCGTCTTGGCGGCGATGAATTCGTGGTTGTCCTCACGCGCATCGACAGGATTGAAAACGTGGTCCTGGTGGCAGAACATATCCTGAATCACTTTACAAATCCCTTTATCGTTGATGATAAGGAATTTTTCGTGTCGCCAAGCATTGGGCTTGCACTTTATCCCAACGATGACGACAGCGCGGCGGCCCTGCTTACCAAAGCCGATACCGCAATGTACCATGTCAAGGACAAAGGCCGGGCCGGGTTTCAGTTTTTTACGACTGAGATGAACACCAGGGTTGTGGACCGCATGGAACTCGAGGTGGGACTCCGGCGTGCCCTTGAGCGAGGGGAGTTCGTCATCCACTATCAACCCAAGGTTGATTTGTCCACCCGGCGGATACAAGGCATGGAGGCGCTGTTACGATGGAACCATCCCGATCGGGGGTTGATCCCTCCGAACACGTTTATCCCTTTGGCGGAAGAGAGCGGCCTGATCATCATGATCGGCGAGTGGGTATTGCGCACGGTCTGTGAGCAGCACAAGAAATGGCAGGCTGAGGGACTGCCGCCGATGACGATGGCGGTCAACATCTCGGCGCGTCAATTCAAGCAACAGGATCTGGTGGAGCGGATCGGCGCCATTCTTGCCGAGACCGGGCTTGAAGCCAGCGTTCTTGAGCTCGAACTCACCGAAAGCTATCTTATGGACAATGTCAGCGAGGCGATTGCCAAGCTTCATGCGCTCAAGGGCATGGGTCTCGGTCTTTCCCTGGACGATTTCGGAACAGGCTATTCATCGCTGGGGTATCTGAAACAGTTTCCCATCGATGTCGTGAAGATAGACAAATCCTTTGTGGACGACATTCTTGTCAATCCCGACGACGCCACCATCGTAAGAACGATTATTCTTATGGCGCACAATCTCAACATGACGGTGGTGGCCGAAGGGGTGGAGACCGAGGATCAATTGGATTTTCTTGCGGCGCACAACTGCGAGATGGTCCAGGGATTCTACTTCAGCCGGCCCTTGGCCGCTGACGGTTTTGCGGCAATGGTTCGTTCGTGGGGCCGCGTGGCGGCCGATGAAGGCGACATGACCGTCATGATCGACGTTGACACGTAA
- a CDS encoding ACP phosphodiesterase: MNFLFHLHLSGNDPDLLTGNFMGDFVKGRLGDVYPHGVATGIMLHRRIDSFAQQHPLFRRSCGRISPQYGLWRGVLVDLFYDHFLSAAWDEWGDASLEAYLSQARKMIEERREWLPERLQSLLPVIFEDLIPSYCEIAGIGVALERMSRRVKRDNPLAGGEQELIRSFAELREDFRCFMPAAREFVSDFLGTTAPPA; encoded by the coding sequence ATGAACTTCCTTTTCCATTTACATCTCTCCGGTAATGACCCTGACCTGCTGACCGGCAACTTCATGGGGGATTTTGTTAAGGGAAGGCTTGGGGACGTGTATCCTCACGGTGTGGCGACTGGAATCATGTTGCACCGCCGGATCGACAGCTTTGCCCAACAGCATCCGCTTTTCCGTCGGAGCTGTGGTCGGATTTCACCGCAATATGGCCTGTGGCGTGGCGTTCTGGTGGATTTGTTCTACGATCATTTTTTGTCTGCGGCCTGGGATGAGTGGGGGGATGCTTCTTTGGAGGCCTATCTTTCTCAAGCCAGGAAGATGATCGAGGAACGTCGCGAATGGTTACCGGAGCGTCTGCAAAGCCTGTTGCCGGTTATTTTTGAGGATTTGATTCCTTCCTATTGCGAGATAGCCGGTATTGGTGTGGCTCTTGAGAGAATGTCGCGACGGGTGAAGCGGGACAACCCGCTGGCTGGCGGAGAACAGGAGTTGATACGGAGCTTTGCGGAACTGCGTGAAGACTTCCGTTGTTTTATGCCAGCTGCCCGCGAATTTGTTTCGGATTTTTTGGGTACGACCGCGCCTCCGGCATGA
- a CDS encoding glycoside hydrolase family 26 protein — MKFGIYRLNYLLNSIALIDLKEEYGAEVSFLSFYRAWNHCNIENDLSWLNWVLSSPSDVLLTWEPWLIPPAHHAPEIQPDFSLKNITSGMYDTYIRAFASILAAFQRTIFLRPMHEMNGCWYPWCGTVNQNTPDDFINAWRHIKKLFVEADASNIKWVWSPYTSSYPDNSENGICSYFPGDNQIDMIALDGYNWGTLNESGAWQSFLELFGKGYDIVTSLSTKPVIIGEVGCTEFGGEKSKWINNMFLILSSKFSRIQILIWFDIDKECDWRIASSDSALDTFKKNAKIYFK, encoded by the coding sequence ATGAAATTTGGTATTTACCGTCTGAATTATTTGTTAAATAGTATAGCTCTAATTGACCTTAAAGAAGAATATGGAGCTGAAGTTTCTTTTCTTTCTTTTTATAGAGCTTGGAATCATTGTAATATTGAAAATGATCTTTCCTGGCTGAACTGGGTTTTATCTTCACCAAGCGATGTCCTTTTAACATGGGAACCTTGGCTTATCCCACCAGCACACCATGCCCCTGAAATACAACCAGATTTTTCACTCAAAAACATAACCTCAGGGATGTATGATACCTACATCAGGGCCTTTGCGTCTATTCTTGCGGCTTTTCAGAGAACTATTTTTCTTCGTCCTATGCATGAAATGAACGGATGTTGGTACCCTTGGTGTGGCACTGTAAACCAAAACACCCCTGATGACTTTATAAATGCGTGGCGGCATATTAAAAAACTCTTTGTGGAAGCAGATGCGTCAAACATCAAGTGGGTCTGGTCACCCTATACGTCATCATATCCTGATAATTCTGAAAATGGAATCTGCAGCTATTTTCCGGGTGACAATCAAATCGATATGATAGCTCTTGATGGCTATAATTGGGGGACATTAAATGAGTCGGGGGCATGGCAGAGTTTTTTAGAATTATTTGGAAAGGGTTATGATATAGTAACATCCCTTTCAACAAAACCAGTTATAATTGGTGAGGTTGGATGCACAGAGTTTGGGGGGGAAAAGTCAAAATGGATCAACAATATGTTTTTAATTTTGTCTTCAAAATTTAGTCGAATACAAATTTTGATTTGGTTTGATATTGACAAAGAGTGTGATTGGCGCATCGCTTCATCTGATTCTGCTTTAGATACTTTTAAGAAAAATGCTAAGATTTATTTTAAGTAA
- a CDS encoding glycosyltransferase yields MSIHAATRNWLDDILGKKKYQRYKEKETRTRRVLGQTFAILNIPCALFYFFWCVDKANWQFWYIFIPFILTESVFLIHYLLWINLLWYKRHHHPEGIASQKNFSVDIFIPVCREPIDIVRRTVLAACAIDYEDKTVYVLDDGEDDKLFSMTKELNIGYICRPTHEHRKAGNLNYAFSRTCGDLVLALDADQVAESNILKSIVGYFSISRIAFVQTAQRFKLPQNDPWGNSDAVFYKAMQSGKDNDNAAISCGNGVIYRREALREIGGFSEWNLVEDLHTSMRIHAKGWKTVYHDTAFTTGHAPEDVRSHLKQRCQWAVDSLRLFFWDSPLRHSALSWRQKAQYFHFGYNYISFGIFLPVFFLLPIWSLFTHNFMLKASLQDYALARLPYFLVYMIANKLLTDGLNNYKVFQCQAGLFHVYFSAVVTALRCRTKLPAYTVTSKVKEHSQITTKFLSCWPHILISLLSIMAITYGIVTIQHDPWFLVVNIFWATWTIVTLSRFIGLSLWPRLYMQ; encoded by the coding sequence ATGTCCATACATGCAGCCACAAGAAACTGGCTGGATGATATTCTTGGTAAAAAAAAGTATCAACGTTACAAAGAAAAAGAAACACGAACCCGAAGGGTTCTGGGGCAAACATTTGCAATACTGAATATTCCCTGTGCTCTGTTTTATTTTTTTTGGTGCGTTGATAAAGCTAACTGGCAATTTTGGTATATTTTTATTCCTTTTATCTTAACTGAAAGTGTATTTCTCATTCACTACTTGTTATGGATTAATCTGCTCTGGTACAAACGTCATCACCATCCTGAAGGAATAGCCTCTCAAAAAAATTTTTCAGTAGATATTTTTATTCCAGTTTGCAGAGAACCGATTGATATCGTAAGGAGGACGGTTCTAGCGGCCTGTGCTATTGACTATGAAGACAAAACCGTTTACGTTCTTGACGATGGTGAGGACGATAAACTGTTCTCAATGACTAAGGAGCTTAATATCGGTTATATTTGCCGCCCCACCCATGAACACCGTAAAGCTGGCAATCTTAATTATGCATTTAGTCGCACTTGCGGGGACTTAGTGCTTGCGCTTGATGCCGATCAAGTTGCTGAAAGCAATATTTTGAAAAGTATTGTCGGATATTTTTCAATTTCTCGTATAGCGTTTGTACAAACCGCACAACGCTTCAAGCTTCCCCAAAACGACCCTTGGGGAAATTCTGACGCGGTATTTTACAAAGCTATGCAGTCTGGTAAGGATAACGATAATGCTGCAATTTCTTGCGGTAATGGTGTTATCTATCGTCGTGAAGCTCTGAGAGAAATTGGGGGTTTCTCAGAGTGGAACTTAGTGGAAGACCTTCATACATCTATGCGTATCCATGCTAAGGGGTGGAAAACTGTCTACCATGATACCGCATTCACTACAGGTCATGCCCCAGAAGATGTCCGTAGTCACTTGAAACAGCGATGTCAATGGGCTGTGGATTCCCTGAGGCTTTTTTTCTGGGATTCACCGCTACGTCACAGTGCCCTATCTTGGAGGCAAAAAGCTCAGTATTTTCATTTCGGTTATAATTATATTTCTTTTGGAATTTTTCTACCTGTTTTTTTTCTTCTTCCTATTTGGTCTCTTTTTACACATAATTTTATGCTTAAGGCAAGTCTACAAGACTATGCACTCGCTCGATTACCATATTTTCTTGTATATATGATTGCAAATAAACTTCTCACCGATGGTCTCAATAATTACAAGGTGTTTCAGTGTCAAGCCGGACTGTTTCATGTATATTTCAGCGCAGTCGTGACTGCTCTTCGCTGTCGCACAAAACTTCCCGCCTACACTGTAACTAGCAAGGTAAAAGAACACTCGCAAATAACTACAAAGTTTTTATCATGTTGGCCTCATATACTTATTTCACTGCTTTCTATTATGGCCATAACCTATGGCATTGTGACCATACAACATGATCCTTGGTTTCTAGTGGTGAATATTTTTTGGGCTACCTGGACTATTGTTACGCTCAGCCGTTTTATTGGCCTAAGTTTATGGCCTCGCTTGTACATGCAATGA
- a CDS encoding tetratricopeptide repeat protein has product MFPPCLLGILIIFMVLPPQLSAATENANKLFMKGLSLEASLQTFEARNYFAEAIHEEPDNSGYREHNAWFLNEYGFSEEAEKAFLNLTRIKSTDIIYQGLGWNQLAVGHLTDSIATYRRVFPDISTTMLESQALAEIRHRLSDDNTTKITNLLIHLSHSPSDISAQQELFRTYAYQGLWNDAFRIGQQIRNEVPNDFHFHWEFARALFWSNQLEQADSEFALMVVSHPDNAFILWEWAKVQLARNKLKEAGNNLETALRLAPTTPEIIRDLAELYARLGYSKKSLNLAQQLLQNKERPLAATLTEARCKHFLGSFAEAQQQYKQILAIYPTNNEALWGLTEVSAKTGSAYDAASAITVLKNIDRDDPRIHALREFLKTSNAPRITVQTDWYSNSNKYSRFNIGFDFEGSPWSGLLASTGYTFSSFSQSDFNTINRQSVFAQAEKKILRFLSIAGRLDGNFYDNQQNHLNLSLSTTFLLTSSGVVKLSYDHIDLIDTEPAFGNQFYNPIVSIGAVRLKLTTNGYSAYLRQGIAKELALWGKLTYGDYSDNNHKLSSVIGIDYSPVIFPNIKAFYSYFFLDYSHEAPEHAYFDPSNLSAHTIGVSYDIKSDYFSYGAKWSLNYLQRSGGLSNTISAFTDMHITDLQRVRCDAKFFYQNRGENRDSFSGYYSAQQFLLSYSILF; this is encoded by the coding sequence ATGTTTCCTCCGTGTCTGCTAGGCATCCTGATTATTTTTATGGTTTTACCTCCACAGTTATCTGCAGCAACAGAAAACGCCAACAAATTATTTATGAAGGGTCTGTCACTTGAAGCATCTCTCCAGACGTTCGAGGCACGAAATTATTTTGCTGAAGCCATTCATGAGGAACCCGATAATTCGGGCTACAGAGAGCATAATGCGTGGTTTCTTAATGAGTATGGTTTCTCTGAAGAAGCCGAGAAAGCTTTTTTAAATCTGACAAGAATAAAATCGACTGATATTATCTATCAAGGACTTGGCTGGAACCAATTGGCTGTTGGGCACCTGACAGATTCTATCGCAACATATCGGCGAGTTTTTCCGGATATTTCAACTACAATGTTGGAGTCGCAGGCTTTGGCCGAGATTCGTCACCGATTGAGCGATGATAATACTACTAAAATAACTAATCTGCTTATTCATCTATCCCATTCACCTTCGGATATTTCTGCCCAGCAAGAATTATTCCGAACATATGCCTATCAGGGGTTGTGGAACGATGCCTTTCGTATCGGTCAACAAATTCGAAATGAAGTTCCTAATGATTTTCACTTTCACTGGGAATTTGCCCGTGCACTTTTTTGGAGTAATCAGCTTGAACAAGCTGACTCTGAGTTTGCGTTAATGGTTGTAAGTCATCCGGACAATGCTTTCATTCTTTGGGAATGGGCAAAAGTTCAATTGGCGAGGAATAAGCTTAAGGAAGCTGGGAACAATCTTGAAACGGCATTGCGACTCGCACCTACTACTCCTGAAATCATCAGAGACTTAGCCGAACTTTATGCCCGTCTAGGTTACAGTAAAAAGTCATTAAATTTGGCTCAACAACTTCTTCAAAATAAGGAACGACCACTAGCTGCTACCTTGACAGAAGCGCGTTGCAAACATTTTCTTGGAAGTTTTGCTGAAGCACAGCAACAATATAAACAAATTCTCGCCATATATCCTACCAACAATGAAGCTCTCTGGGGCCTTACTGAAGTCTCCGCTAAAACAGGCTCTGCATATGATGCTGCAAGTGCTATTACAGTACTTAAAAACATTGATCGTGATGATCCGCGCATTCATGCATTACGTGAATTTCTTAAAACTTCAAACGCTCCAAGAATAACTGTTCAGACTGATTGGTACAGTAACTCTAATAAGTATTCCCGATTCAACATCGGCTTTGATTTTGAAGGGTCGCCGTGGTCGGGCCTATTAGCGAGTACTGGCTATACCTTCTCGAGCTTTAGCCAGAGCGATTTCAACACGATTAACCGTCAATCGGTCTTTGCACAGGCTGAAAAGAAAATTCTACGGTTTTTATCTATAGCCGGTCGATTAGACGGTAATTTCTATGATAATCAACAAAATCATCTAAACTTAAGCCTTTCTACTACTTTTTTACTTACTTCGTCAGGTGTAGTTAAACTGAGTTATGACCATATTGATTTAATTGATACGGAACCGGCCTTTGGTAATCAATTCTATAATCCAATTGTTTCCATAGGCGCAGTACGTCTGAAATTGACCACAAATGGCTATTCAGCTTATCTCCGGCAAGGGATTGCCAAGGAGTTAGCATTGTGGGGAAAACTGACATATGGTGATTATTCAGATAATAACCATAAACTTAGTTCCGTTATTGGAATAGATTATTCACCAGTCATATTTCCAAATATTAAGGCATTCTATAGCTACTTTTTTTTGGATTATTCTCATGAAGCCCCAGAGCATGCCTATTTTGATCCTTCAAATTTATCTGCCCACACAATAGGAGTGTCTTACGACATTAAATCCGATTACTTCAGCTATGGAGCGAAGTGGAGCCTAAACTATCTTCAGCGTAGCGGGGGCCTTAGTAATACTATTTCAGCCTTTACAGATATGCATATAACTGACCTCCAAAGGGTTCGTTGTGATGCCAAGTTTTTCTATCAGAATAGAGGAGAAAACAGGGATTCGTTTAGTGGTTATTATTCTGCTCAACAGTTTTTACTGTCTTATTCTATTTTATTCTAG